A window of Argopecten irradians isolate NY chromosome 14, Ai_NY, whole genome shotgun sequence contains these coding sequences:
- the LOC138307163 gene encoding uncharacterized protein, whose protein sequence is MNRRDYITEANLQIANAQFYQKLDRDPTEEHTKLVNDTLDRILDRGDIDERAFYDQRTLKQNLPDDTLLVTMDVVSLYTNIPHADGIAVCRAAWDRRVSMLSSTQSLVDLFTLVLILNNYKFNDDNYLQISGTAMGTKMAPSYANVFMGHLESAILTSAPIKPFSWLRFIDDIEIKWISNRQSLDEFIEHSNTFHNTIRFTADISSDTNMFLDTRSTLVEGTISTDLYSKPTDSHIYLCPTSCHP, encoded by the exons ATGAACAGGAGAGACTACATTACAGAAGCAAACCTTCAGATTGCTAACGCACAATTCTACCAGAAACTGGATAGGGACCCCACAGAGGAACACACCAAACTGGTAAATGACACCTTAGATAGGATCCTAGACCGAGGAGATATTGACGAGCGAGCTTTTTACGACCAGAGAACGCTCAAGCAG AACCTACCAGATGACACTCTGTTAGTTACGATGGATGTTGTCTCTCTCTATACCAACATCCCGCACGCGGATGGCATTGCTGTATGTCGTGCGGCATGGGACAGACGTGTGTCTATGCTTTCGTCGACCCAGAGTTTAGTAGATCTCTTTACACTTGTCCTCATCCTGAACAACTATAAGTTTAATGACGATAACTACTTGCAAATCAGTGGTACAGCTATGGGCACCAAGATGGCTCCTTCCTATGCCAATGTATTCATGGGACACCTTGAATCTGCAATCTTAACATCAGCCCCAATAAAACCTTTCAGCTGGCTCAGATTCATTGACGATATTGAAATCAAATGGATCTCCAACCGACAGTCTCTCGATGAATTTATTGAACATTCCAACACATTCCACAATACCATCAGATTCACAGCCGACATATCATCAGATACCAATATGTTTCTAGACACTAGATCCACCTTAGTTGAAGGGACCATTAGTACGGACTTGTATTCCAAACCTACGGATTCTCATATATACCTCTGTCCCACCAGTTGTCATCCCTAG
- the LOC138307164 gene encoding uncharacterized protein encodes MLSTFCLFVFAGSKKHPLSPYTYNREPEYIQQIRDEVDRSHKEKIAEGHRSPNWAIETSRESNHSGESPLFVHGLLSSSKHGQYGQHLKEPRTRSLVRGRSAPPKRSETLYYRPNTTHQYLSATELHQTQTQSSDATNIKYGRPTRTTLLRARQRSNSAPVNAYTQRRESAKKMESTQYSTINTTPRDGDDYSSDEDNDYMTFMYLIADRYMPVRKKEDSTHAFLTGARYNRAHLLDAKGLSVYGVYMPRKNPLACFMTGPASSRLKGRAEEVPAPPDTPRSEVSDTHDQTRKPEYHTRPSTAPGKRLLSGKMATPRDRPKSAWGDAATSCDIIQNESENLANDEAAFKQLLLDDLILTPNGLNVQGSRVLVSLRSSRQSLRVSESTLPSVTGISVPKVISKRLRDPVEETSLVNQPPPTPIGGLSVVESERVRKASLSVKDSSIGRMEDSTGPVIKKHINVELMDHSIDQEDTDVSGHQVNNTNEKRHQDPANGAVEAEQNNTATVKDDSDESGLKVFMTENNNANEIEDVIVNDNTGNTVVDKSQEESITSYNVENASRNDHIQVNDNKYDLGECEKNTANDEDNVKKDDVIISDD; translated from the exons ATGCTTTCAACTTTCTGTCTCTTTGTTTTTGCAGGCAGCAAGAAACATCCCTTAAGTCCCTACACATACAATAGGGAACCTGAATATATACAGCAAATACGTGATGAAGTGGATCGAAGTCATAAAGAAAAGATTGCAGAAGGTCATAGATCACCGAATTGGGCAATAGAAACCAGTAGAGAGTCGAACCATAGTGGGGAGTCGCCACTGTTTGTCCATGGGCTACTCAGTTCCAGCAAG CATGGCCAATATGGGCAACATCTAAAGGAGCCTCGCACCCGATCTCTCGTTAGAGGGCGCTCTGCTCCACCAAAGAGGAGTGAAACTCTTTACTACCGGCCAAACACTACGCACCAGTACCTCTCAGCAACAGAACTCCACCAAACTCAAACTCAGTCTTCCGATGCTACAAATATTAAATATGGCCGACCAACTCGAACAAC GTTATTACGAGCgagacaaagaagtaattctgcACCTGTTAATGCGTACACACAACGACGAGAAAGTGCCAAAA AGATGGAGAGTACACAGTATTCTACTATTAACACTACCCCTAGAGA CGGTGATGATTATTCCTCTGACGAGGATAATGATTACATGACATTTATGTATCTCATAGCCGACAG GTATATGCCTGTACGCAAGAAGGAAGACTCTACGCATGCGTTTCTTACCGGTGCCCGCTATAACAG AGCTCACCTTTTAGACGCTAAAGGCCTGTCTGTATATGGTGTTTACATGCCGCGGAAGAATCCGCTAGCCTGCTTTATGACGGGACCTGCCTCATCCCGCCTGAAAGGACGAGCAGAGGAGGTTCCGGCACCCCCAG ATACTCCACGATCCGAAGTGTCAGACACACACGACCAAACCAGGAAACCAGAATACCACACAAGGCCCTCAACAGCACCCGGCAAAAGGTTACTATCAGGCAAAATGGCGACGCCTCGAGATCGCCCCAAAAGCGCGTGGGGCGACGCTGCCACTTCATGTGATATCATACAGAATGAAAGTGAGAACTTAGCCAATGACGAGGCGGCTTTCAAACAACTACTCTTAGATGATTTAATACTTACCCCTAACGGTTTGAATGTTCAAG GCAGTCGAGTCTTGGTGTCTTTACGGTCCAGCAGACAATCTTTGAGGGTGTCAGAGTCAACGCTTCCGAGCGTGACAGGAATATCCGTCCCAAAAGTCATTTCTAAACGACTACGTGATCCCGTTGAAGAAACCTCCTTGGTGAATCAGCCTCCACCTACTCCCATTGGTGGATTATCTGTAGTTGAAAGTGAACGAGTACGGAAGGCTTCCTTATCCGTTAAAGACTCATCAATCGGAAGGATGGAAGATAGCACTGGGCCTGTGATAAAGAAACATATAAACGTAGAACTTATGGATCATTCTATAGACCAAGAAGACACAGATGTAagtggacatcaggttaataaTACTAATGAAAAAAGGCACCAAGATCCAGCAAATGGCGCTGTAGAGGCGGAGCAAAATAACACTGCAACAGTCAAAGATGACAGCGATGAGAGTGGTTTAAAAGTTTTTATGACAGAAAATAACAACGCAAATGAGATTGAAGACGTGATTGTTAATGATAACACAGGGAATACTGTGGTGGACAAAAGTCAAGAGGAATCTATCACGAGTTATAACGTAGAAAATGCTTCGCGTAACGATCATATACAAGTTAATGATAACAAATATGATCTCGGAGAGTGTGAAAAGAACACAGCGAATGACGAGGATAATGTAAAAAAGGACGATGTGATAATTAGCGATGATTAG